A genomic window from Vigna radiata var. radiata cultivar VC1973A chromosome 2, Vradiata_ver6, whole genome shotgun sequence includes:
- the LOC106756499 gene encoding protein GRAVITROPIC IN THE LIGHT 1 isoform X1: MHMESVKPSSVTPSKSKLARTFAKVLHVRAVTGIAPVDGLNNVKGDADLKNEGNVIKEDEELQKRKATEALLAKAFASISTVKASYAQLQHAQSPYDPDVIQAADQLIVSEFKTLSELKHCFFKKQFDPSPDRAILQAKLKELESVNKTFEITGKKLESQARLKESEIIFLQEKLEETNKQSRSIEKKLNQSGSLSVLDNLHISGLSPNHFLTVLRHTVRSIRNFVKLLVNEMRSADWDIDASVNAIIEQNVVYWKEDHKCFAIESFVCREMFDSFNFPNFSLPNESLPDKNKRQLFFGRFNELKPVKAMEFLSGKPRSPFAKFCRIKFLKLVHPKMEASFFGNVNQRNMLNGGEFPDTNFFTSFAEMAKRVWLLHCLAFSFEPQASIFQVEKGCRFSDVYMESVSENDEEMTVESEPRVAFTVVPGFRIGKTLIQCQVYLSQVMVKKSTFREQKRR; this comes from the exons ATGCAT ATGGAATCCGTTAAGCCATCATCAGTGACACCAAGCAAAAGCAAGTTGGCTCGCACATTTGCCAAAGTTCTTCACGTTAGAGCAGTGACAGGAATTGCACCAGTTGATGGACTGAATAACGTTAAAGGGGATGCAGATCTCAAAAATGAAGGAAATGTAATCAAAGAAGATGAAGAGCTTCAGAAAAGAAAGGCCACAGAAGCTTTGCTTGCAAAAGCATTTGCTAGCATTTCAACGGTGAAAGCTTCTTATGCTCAGCTGCAGCATGCTCAGTCTCCCTATGACCCTGATGTAATTCAAGCTGCTGATCAATTGATAGTCTCGGAGTTCAAGACCTTGTCTGAGCTAAAACATTGTTTCTTTAAAAAGCAATTTGATCCTTCACCTGATAGAGCAATTCTTCAAGCTAAATTGAAGGAGCTGGAGAGTGTGAACAAAACATTTGAGATCACAGGGAAGAAGTTAGAATCACAGGCTCGGCTCAAGGAATCTGAGATTATATTTCTTCAAGAAAAGCTAGAGGAGACTAACAAGCAGAGCAGGTCAATTGAGAAGAAGTTAAATCAAAGTGGATCATTATCAGTTCTTGACAACCTCCACATTTCAGGACTAAGTCCTAACCATTTTCTTACTGTTCTTCGCCACACCGTTAGGTCCATTCGAAACTTTGTGAAGTTGTTAGTGAACGAGATGAGATCAGCAGATTGGGACATTGATGCTTCAGTGAATGCCATTATCGAGCAGAATGTGGTGTACTGGAAAGAAGATCACAAATGTTTTGCAATTGAGTCCTTTGTGTGCAGGGAGATGTTTGATTCTTTCAACTTCCCTAACTTCTCCCTGCCCAACGAATCCCTGCCAGATAAAAACAAGAGGCAACTGTTCTTTGGGAGGTTCAACGAGCTAAAACCAGTGAAAGCAATGGAGTTTCTTTCAGGGAAGCCAAGGTCACCCTTTGCAAAATTCTGCAGGATCAAGTTCTTGAAACTTGTTCATCCCAAGATGGAGGCATCATTCTTTGGCAACGTGAATCAGAGGAACATGCTGAATGGTGGAGAGTTTCCTGACACGAACTTCTTCACCTCATTTGCTGAGATGGCCAAGAGGGTGTGGCTTCTACACTGTTTGGCCTTCTCCTTTGAACCTCAAGCTTCAATCTTTCAAGTGGAGAAGGGATGTAGATTCTCTGATGTGTACATGGAGAGTGTGagtgaaaatgatgaagaaatgaCAGTGGAATCTGAGCCAAGAGTTGCTTTCACTGTTGTTCCAGGCTTTAGGATCGGTAAAACTCTAATACAGTGCCAAGTCTACCTCTCACAAGTCATGGTAAAAAAATCCACATTCAGAGAGCAAAAAAGAAggtag
- the LOC106756499 gene encoding protein GRAVITROPIC IN THE LIGHT 1 isoform X2: protein MESVKPSSVTPSKSKLARTFAKVLHVRAVTGIAPVDGLNNVKGDADLKNEGNVIKEDEELQKRKATEALLAKAFASISTVKASYAQLQHAQSPYDPDVIQAADQLIVSEFKTLSELKHCFFKKQFDPSPDRAILQAKLKELESVNKTFEITGKKLESQARLKESEIIFLQEKLEETNKQSRSIEKKLNQSGSLSVLDNLHISGLSPNHFLTVLRHTVRSIRNFVKLLVNEMRSADWDIDASVNAIIEQNVVYWKEDHKCFAIESFVCREMFDSFNFPNFSLPNESLPDKNKRQLFFGRFNELKPVKAMEFLSGKPRSPFAKFCRIKFLKLVHPKMEASFFGNVNQRNMLNGGEFPDTNFFTSFAEMAKRVWLLHCLAFSFEPQASIFQVEKGCRFSDVYMESVSENDEEMTVESEPRVAFTVVPGFRIGKTLIQCQVYLSQVMVKKSTFREQKRR, encoded by the coding sequence ATGGAATCCGTTAAGCCATCATCAGTGACACCAAGCAAAAGCAAGTTGGCTCGCACATTTGCCAAAGTTCTTCACGTTAGAGCAGTGACAGGAATTGCACCAGTTGATGGACTGAATAACGTTAAAGGGGATGCAGATCTCAAAAATGAAGGAAATGTAATCAAAGAAGATGAAGAGCTTCAGAAAAGAAAGGCCACAGAAGCTTTGCTTGCAAAAGCATTTGCTAGCATTTCAACGGTGAAAGCTTCTTATGCTCAGCTGCAGCATGCTCAGTCTCCCTATGACCCTGATGTAATTCAAGCTGCTGATCAATTGATAGTCTCGGAGTTCAAGACCTTGTCTGAGCTAAAACATTGTTTCTTTAAAAAGCAATTTGATCCTTCACCTGATAGAGCAATTCTTCAAGCTAAATTGAAGGAGCTGGAGAGTGTGAACAAAACATTTGAGATCACAGGGAAGAAGTTAGAATCACAGGCTCGGCTCAAGGAATCTGAGATTATATTTCTTCAAGAAAAGCTAGAGGAGACTAACAAGCAGAGCAGGTCAATTGAGAAGAAGTTAAATCAAAGTGGATCATTATCAGTTCTTGACAACCTCCACATTTCAGGACTAAGTCCTAACCATTTTCTTACTGTTCTTCGCCACACCGTTAGGTCCATTCGAAACTTTGTGAAGTTGTTAGTGAACGAGATGAGATCAGCAGATTGGGACATTGATGCTTCAGTGAATGCCATTATCGAGCAGAATGTGGTGTACTGGAAAGAAGATCACAAATGTTTTGCAATTGAGTCCTTTGTGTGCAGGGAGATGTTTGATTCTTTCAACTTCCCTAACTTCTCCCTGCCCAACGAATCCCTGCCAGATAAAAACAAGAGGCAACTGTTCTTTGGGAGGTTCAACGAGCTAAAACCAGTGAAAGCAATGGAGTTTCTTTCAGGGAAGCCAAGGTCACCCTTTGCAAAATTCTGCAGGATCAAGTTCTTGAAACTTGTTCATCCCAAGATGGAGGCATCATTCTTTGGCAACGTGAATCAGAGGAACATGCTGAATGGTGGAGAGTTTCCTGACACGAACTTCTTCACCTCATTTGCTGAGATGGCCAAGAGGGTGTGGCTTCTACACTGTTTGGCCTTCTCCTTTGAACCTCAAGCTTCAATCTTTCAAGTGGAGAAGGGATGTAGATTCTCTGATGTGTACATGGAGAGTGTGagtgaaaatgatgaagaaatgaCAGTGGAATCTGAGCCAAGAGTTGCTTTCACTGTTGTTCCAGGCTTTAGGATCGGTAAAACTCTAATACAGTGCCAAGTCTACCTCTCACAAGTCATGGTAAAAAAATCCACATTCAGAGAGCAAAAAAGAAggtag